A region of Deltaproteobacteria bacterium DNA encodes the following proteins:
- the fdrA gene encoding acyl-CoA synthetase FdrA, with amino-acid sequence MVTVNTVKKNHYQDSMKLMEISRKLSALPGVKNASAIMATEANLAMLREVGLLEKTPDSATANDLVVAVQAQSLDIGNDAIKQLDSLLAPEEFSPVSHTQHKNLASAYGAMPGANVAVVSVPGKFAKLEVAKAINTGLHTFLFSDNMTIEEEIELKERARGKGLLVMGPGCGTSVINGVGLGFSNLLNRGPIGVVAASGTGLQEVTCLIDNLGSGITHAIGVGGRDLSEEVGGIMTLEALGLLENDASTEVLVLVSKPPSTNVAEKILNSVGRSSKPAVICFLGSDLKEENGKLLFASTLEDAALGALRLARGNGKSLNGLRSGDWRKQAGKYVKSLDPKQRYLRGLFSGGTLCYEAQQVLEPILGNIYSNAPLNKDYRLKDSNRSERHTCVDLGEEEFTVGRPHPMIDATLRSRRLIDEAAKSNVAVILFDIVLGYLASPDPAGDLLPALKQAKEAAKKKGHNLAFVSHVCGTEKDPQGLKEQEEKLRAEGVLVLPTNALASRVAGWIATRGKADIEI; translated from the coding sequence ATGGTAACGGTAAACACGGTTAAAAAAAATCATTATCAGGATTCAATGAAACTCATGGAGATCAGCCGGAAATTATCTGCTCTTCCTGGGGTAAAAAACGCCTCCGCAATTATGGCGACCGAGGCTAATCTGGCGATGCTGAGAGAAGTCGGATTGCTCGAGAAGACCCCTGATTCGGCAACCGCCAATGATCTGGTTGTCGCGGTCCAGGCCCAATCTCTGGATATAGGCAACGACGCTATCAAACAACTCGATTCCCTTCTTGCGCCTGAAGAATTCAGTCCGGTATCACATACACAGCACAAGAACCTGGCCTCGGCTTACGGCGCTATGCCGGGTGCTAACGTTGCAGTCGTTTCCGTGCCGGGAAAATTTGCGAAGCTCGAAGTCGCAAAAGCTATCAACACGGGACTCCATACATTTTTATTCAGCGACAACATGACTATTGAGGAAGAAATAGAGCTAAAGGAAAGGGCGAGGGGAAAGGGATTATTGGTAATGGGCCCGGGATGCGGCACATCCGTAATAAACGGGGTGGGACTCGGATTCTCAAACTTGTTAAACCGCGGTCCGATTGGCGTAGTCGCGGCTTCCGGAACCGGCCTCCAGGAGGTCACCTGCCTGATCGATAATCTGGGATCGGGAATAACGCATGCAATCGGGGTCGGAGGCAGGGATTTATCAGAAGAAGTAGGCGGCATTATGACATTGGAAGCGCTTGGACTGCTTGAAAACGACGCTTCCACAGAAGTTCTTGTCCTTGTATCGAAACCTCCTTCAACGAATGTGGCCGAGAAGATTTTGAACTCGGTCGGGCGCTCAAGCAAACCGGCGGTCATTTGCTTCCTGGGCAGTGATTTAAAGGAAGAAAACGGGAAACTGCTCTTTGCTTCCACTCTCGAGGATGCGGCTCTCGGCGCATTGAGGTTAGCCCGGGGCAACGGTAAAAGCCTGAATGGACTCCGGAGCGGCGACTGGAGGAAGCAAGCGGGGAAATATGTGAAATCTCTTGACCCGAAACAGCGGTACCTCCGCGGACTATTCTCGGGAGGCACTCTCTGCTATGAGGCTCAGCAGGTTCTTGAGCCGATTCTGGGGAATATCTATTCAAACGCCCCGCTGAACAAAGATTACAGGCTTAAGGATTCTAACCGGAGTGAGCGTCATACCTGCGTGGACCTGGGAGAAGAAGAGTTCACCGTGGGACGTCCCCATCCGATGATAGACGCAACTTTAAGGAGCAGGAGACTGATAGACGAGGCGGCCAAATCCAATGTGGCTGTGATACTGTTCGACATAGTGTTGGGATATTTAGCCAGCCCCGACCCGGCTGGCGACCTTCTGCCCGCGTTAAAACAGGCAAAAGAAGCAGCAAAGAAAAAAGGCCACAATCTTGCATTTGTATCTCATGTTTGCGGCACGGAGAAAGACCCGCAAGGTCTTAAAGAACAGGAAGAAAAATTGAGAGCGGAGGGAGTCCTGGTACTTCCGACAAACGCCCTTGCGTCCAGAGTCGCGGGATGGATTGCAACGAGGGGCAAGGCGGATATTGAAATCTAA
- the arcC gene encoding carbamate kinase, translated as MERKNMKAAVVAFGGNALMGHTGKSTYAEQMIKTYEMCRKLLVLFDMGYKILITHGNGPQVGNFLMQQECLSASVPPMPLDVCNAMTQGQIGYMIEQSLKNIFIQKKINKSVVAYVTQVVVSENDPAFKNPTKFIGPFFSEGEMKQLQKREGWVMKKDSGRGYRRIVPSPKPIDIVEKNEITKMASEDYVVIACGGGGIPVIQDKRGKLKGVAAVIDKDFAAEKLASLISAEILLLITPVDKVAIFYGTPKEKSLSKITLEEAERYFAEGHFPPGSMGPKIEAAIKFLRSGGKKTIITSLQSIEEAIRGEGGTEIVH; from the coding sequence ATGGAGAGAAAAAATATGAAAGCTGCGGTGGTAGCATTCGGAGGCAATGCTCTTATGGGACATACGGGCAAGAGCACATATGCCGAGCAGATGATTAAAACATATGAGATGTGCAGGAAGCTGCTTGTACTTTTCGATATGGGATACAAGATTCTAATTACACACGGGAACGGCCCTCAGGTGGGGAATTTTCTAATGCAGCAGGAATGTCTGTCCGCCTCCGTTCCGCCTATGCCGCTCGACGTATGTAATGCTATGACTCAGGGTCAGATTGGATACATGATAGAGCAGAGTCTTAAAAACATATTCATTCAAAAGAAAATCAATAAATCTGTCGTCGCGTATGTTACGCAGGTCGTGGTTTCCGAGAACGATCCGGCATTTAAAAACCCGACGAAATTTATCGGTCCCTTTTTCAGCGAAGGGGAAATGAAACAGCTTCAAAAAAGAGAAGGCTGGGTCATGAAAAAAGATTCGGGAAGGGGATACAGGCGTATAGTCCCGTCGCCCAAGCCTATCGACATAGTTGAAAAAAATGAAATAACGAAGATGGCGAGTGAAGACTATGTTGTCATTGCCTGCGGGGGCGGGGGAATCCCCGTAATACAGGATAAAAGAGGAAAACTTAAGGGAGTAGCCGCGGTTATTGATAAGGATTTCGCCGCTGAGAAGCTTGCAAGCCTTATAAGCGCCGAGATTCTTCTGCTAATAACACCCGTAGACAAAGTAGCAATTTTTTACGGGACGCCCAAAGAGAAAAGCCTGTCGAAAATAACGCTTGAAGAGGCCGAGCGCTACTTTGCAGAAGGACATTTCCCCCCCGGCAGCATGGGACCCAAGATAGAGGCGGCAATAAAATTTCTGCGCTCAGGCGGAAAGAAAACGATAATAACTTCGCTTCAAAGTATCGAAGAGGCGATAAGAGGAGAAGGCGGTACGGAGATAGTTCATTGA
- a CDS encoding MSMEG_0572 family nitrogen starvation response protein: MSVDRVKADRPEAGKALVNYEEKLFPDHQAKEGEKALFLIHSVPYEGSVAGINMLTAIRAKRKGYGVTVLFYGPASGIPVYRGWPNVGDDGYGAGIQLYPNLVNRLLSEGITVYACRFSAAALLGQNESNFIEGVTPIHPTDILDIVIEHHRAGAMMFSTWTV, encoded by the coding sequence ATGTCAGTAGATAGAGTAAAAGCGGATAGACCGGAAGCGGGGAAGGCCTTGGTTAATTATGAGGAGAAGCTCTTCCCGGATCACCAGGCCAAGGAAGGAGAAAAAGCTCTTTTCCTCATACACTCGGTTCCATACGAGGGTTCTGTTGCGGGCATCAATATGCTCACGGCTATAAGGGCCAAGAGAAAGGGTTACGGAGTCACCGTTCTTTTTTATGGTCCGGCTTCGGGCATACCGGTATACCGGGGATGGCCGAATGTGGGAGACGACGGTTACGGCGCCGGTATTCAGCTGTATCCTAATCTGGTTAACAGGTTGCTCAGCGAAGGAATTACGGTATATGCGTGCCGTTTTTCGGCGGCAGCTCTACTCGGTCAGAATGAATCGAACTTTATCGAAGGGGTAACACCGATACATCCGACCGATATACTGGATATCGTGATCGAGCACCATAGAGCAGGCGCAATGATGTTTAGCACGTGGACTGTCTGA
- a CDS encoding MSMEG_0568 family radical SAM protein gives MDTRTLKVELQSRGLKIPDTKSIRSGGAGPTGGIHLKILPDSEANIPVVGDFVDSSPYHLDQINSEYWIFKDDIALAQVELMGSAKFHGYETSAGIPMQKIGLLHCPTTFATTLLQTCDFWQDDRRCMFCGIELTLKDRSTVGFKNAKSLVETIRLAKELDGITNIVFTSGVAPDEEKALNKYAEICREVKRATGIPIQLQIIPPDDLSWLRRLKDSGVDSLGVHIETFDPEVFERVTPGKARIGLDKYIETWKEAVDVFGRWQVSTYVLVGLGERPETVIEGAALCAEIGVYPFIVPFRPVAGTPMEDIKPPSPEIMEYVYTEAAKVLSKYDQASKSSLAGCVSCGECSALPDFERAADKKVRFRKFIKPIEVS, from the coding sequence ATGGACACTAGGACCCTAAAGGTAGAATTGCAAAGTCGAGGTCTGAAGATCCCCGACACAAAAAGCATAAGGAGCGGCGGAGCGGGGCCCACCGGAGGTATACATTTAAAGATACTTCCGGACAGTGAGGCAAATATTCCCGTTGTCGGAGATTTCGTTGATTCCTCCCCGTATCATCTGGACCAGATAAACAGCGAGTACTGGATATTCAAAGACGACATTGCACTTGCTCAGGTGGAGTTGATGGGCAGCGCAAAATTCCACGGGTACGAAACATCCGCGGGAATACCGATGCAGAAAATCGGCCTACTGCACTGCCCGACCACATTTGCCACAACCCTGCTTCAAACCTGTGATTTTTGGCAGGACGACAGAAGGTGCATGTTCTGCGGTATAGAGCTTACCCTAAAGGACAGAAGCACAGTGGGGTTTAAAAACGCCAAAAGCCTGGTTGAAACTATCAGGCTCGCCAAGGAGCTGGATGGGATAACGAATATAGTATTTACCTCAGGCGTCGCGCCCGATGAGGAGAAAGCATTAAACAAATATGCCGAGATATGCCGGGAGGTTAAACGAGCGACCGGTATCCCGATTCAGCTGCAGATAATTCCCCCGGACGACCTCTCCTGGCTCAGGAGATTAAAGGATTCCGGAGTCGATTCTTTAGGCGTGCATATCGAGACGTTTGACCCTGAGGTTTTTGAAAGGGTGACACCCGGTAAAGCAAGAATCGGGCTTGATAAATATATCGAAACATGGAAAGAAGCGGTGGATGTGTTCGGCAGGTGGCAGGTAAGCACCTATGTCCTGGTAGGTCTCGGCGAAAGGCCCGAGACTGTTATAGAGGGTGCCGCTTTATGCGCCGAAATCGGAGTATATCCCTTCATCGTTCCTTTCAGGCCCGTGGCGGGGACTCCGATGGAGGATATAAAACCGCCCAGTCCTGAAATAATGGAGTACGTATACACCGAGGCGGCAAAGGTGCTTTCAAAGTATGACCAGGCTTCCAAAAGCAGCCTTGCGGGCTGCGTCAGCTGCGGCGAATGTTCGGCGCTCCCCGATTTTGAGAGGGCTGCGGATAAAAAAGTAAGGTTCAGAAAGTTTATCAAGCCTATAGAAGTAAGTTAA
- a CDS encoding FAD-dependent oxidoreductase yields the protein MAQDNLRIVIIGGGAGGISAASTAKAVAPDASITLFTEYEDVAYSPCGIPFVHGREIPDFKNLFLQTSEHYAEIGIDLQLQTKVTGIDLENRAVSVGSEPFGWDRLVIATGFEYDEPDIPGINMDGIHYVKNIRRAMEFDKVLDQIKKIVVVSATPIGIEMAGNLAHRGLETHLIDEGAWLMSEVADPDIMEPVRESLEEMGAKIHFGTGVLEFKGSNGKVNTVVTSSGEIDCDAVVVAASKKPNNHLSRDAGIELGATGGIIVDDHMRTSAKDVFASGDCTEIIHGVTDIPIQGLSGSHAYSQGRVAGANAAGDDRSYDPVYIPWGMVGGKVQIGGVSLGETLHKALGIPHLVAFATGISRARYYPGVSRIRVKLIADPETHRIMGAQMSGGEGIKERADFLAFVIKRGVTLEDLAWMENVYSPPIGALMEPIALAAQAGLAKLAKRN from the coding sequence ATGGCCCAAGATAATTTGCGAATTGTGATTATAGGCGGAGGCGCCGGAGGGATTTCGGCCGCTTCAACGGCAAAGGCCGTGGCTCCCGATGCCTCGATCACACTTTTTACGGAATATGAGGATGTAGCCTACAGCCCCTGCGGCATCCCGTTTGTGCACGGGAGAGAAATCCCCGATTTCAAAAACCTTTTCCTTCAAACCTCAGAGCACTATGCCGAGATCGGGATTGATCTGCAGCTACAGACGAAGGTCACGGGCATCGATCTTGAAAATCGTGCGGTGAGCGTGGGTTCCGAGCCATTCGGGTGGGACCGTCTGGTAATTGCCACGGGATTTGAATACGACGAGCCCGATATACCCGGCATCAATATGGACGGGATTCACTACGTGAAGAATATAAGGCGCGCGATGGAGTTTGATAAGGTTCTCGACCAAATAAAGAAGATAGTAGTCGTTTCCGCGACACCTATAGGGATTGAGATGGCGGGAAACCTGGCGCACAGAGGGCTCGAGACCCACCTGATCGACGAGGGGGCCTGGCTCATGTCCGAGGTCGCCGACCCGGACATTATGGAACCTGTGAGGGAATCCCTGGAAGAGATGGGAGCAAAGATTCATTTCGGAACCGGAGTGCTCGAATTCAAGGGTTCTAACGGAAAAGTTAATACCGTGGTCACGAGTTCCGGAGAGATAGACTGCGACGCGGTAGTTGTCGCCGCATCCAAGAAGCCGAACAATCACCTGTCACGCGATGCCGGAATCGAGCTCGGAGCAACGGGCGGAATAATAGTCGATGACCACATGCGCACCTCGGCGAAAGACGTGTTCGCCTCAGGCGACTGCACGGAAATCATACACGGCGTCACGGACATACCCATACAGGGACTCTCCGGGAGCCATGCATACTCCCAGGGACGAGTTGCCGGTGCGAACGCGGCAGGTGATGACCGTTCCTACGACCCTGTCTACATCCCTTGGGGAATGGTAGGGGGCAAGGTTCAGATCGGCGGAGTGTCACTCGGAGAAACATTGCACAAAGCCCTGGGAATACCTCATCTCGTAGCTTTCGCTACGGGGATTTCAAGAGCTAGATACTATCCTGGAGTAAGCAGGATAAGGGTTAAACTCATTGCCGACCCCGAGACGCATCGTATAATGGGAGCCCAGATGTCGGGCGGGGAAGGGATTAAAGAAAGGGCCGACTTCCTTGCATTCGTTATAAAGCGCGGTGTAACGCTTGAAGACCTCGCATGGATGGAGAACGTTTATTCACCTCCAATAGGGGCGCTCATGGAACCGATTGCTCTAGCGGCGCAGGCGGGGCTGGCCAAGCTGGCAAAACGAAATTAA
- a CDS encoding DUF2877 domain-containing protein: protein MNTEEKKSSSILEAKAIGHRALNTLTKSRNKAVVQGVFDHAFYIGDGGDILIKVIANKEFISPTSIVLEKPGGLSFKSVNIKEGMEIILNENKLGIEENGFLINLENASTWYPPKLSELYTDLSLEEINLNLRVLQDVIYTCPSREGLIPLSENLELYGPMEIFLKEQEPTVSGKARPHIERLMWGLFYGELETITENAESILGLGPGLTPSCDDFLAGLILSLNTGAQIIDKNETTPISFFKKASEEIARLAKNKTTIYSISFLNEAALGEGPEAALDLISGIITKNADHVANVAKTLIGMGETSGADISIGICYGIRFLISRIELRELNETA from the coding sequence ATGAATACTGAAGAGAAAAAAAGCTCCTCTATACTAGAGGCGAAAGCAATCGGCCACAGGGCGCTAAACACACTAACAAAATCGAGGAATAAAGCAGTAGTGCAGGGCGTTTTCGATCATGCGTTCTATATCGGAGACGGCGGTGACATACTTATTAAAGTAATCGCCAACAAAGAATTTATCAGCCCGACATCCATAGTGCTCGAGAAACCCGGGGGCCTCAGTTTTAAATCAGTCAACATAAAAGAAGGTATGGAAATAATCCTGAATGAAAACAAATTAGGCATTGAAGAAAACGGGTTTTTAATCAATCTCGAGAATGCGTCCACATGGTATCCGCCAAAACTCTCGGAACTGTACACGGACTTGAGCCTTGAAGAAATAAACTTAAATCTGAGGGTTCTGCAGGATGTAATTTATACATGTCCCTCCAGAGAAGGACTGATCCCGCTTTCGGAAAACCTGGAACTCTACGGCCCGATGGAAATATTCCTCAAGGAGCAGGAGCCAACGGTCTCCGGGAAAGCGAGGCCGCACATAGAAAGGCTCATGTGGGGGCTGTTCTACGGTGAGCTCGAAACCATAACCGAAAACGCAGAATCGATTCTCGGACTCGGCCCCGGACTCACACCCTCATGCGATGATTTTCTGGCCGGTCTCATATTGAGCCTGAACACGGGCGCACAGATAATCGACAAAAACGAGACAACCCCGATTAGCTTCTTCAAGAAGGCTTCTGAAGAGATCGCAAGACTGGCAAAGAACAAGACAACTATATACAGCATCAGTTTTTTGAACGAGGCCGCTCTCGGAGAGGGCCCGGAGGCCGCCTTGGATTTGATATCCGGCATTATCACGAAAAACGCAGACCATGTAGCGAATGTAGCAAAAACTCTGATCGGGATGGGAGAGACCTCAGGTGCGGATATCTCTATCGGTATTTGTTATGGTATCAGATTTCTAATCTCGAGAATCGAACTCAGGGAATTAAATGAAACCGCTTAA
- a CDS encoding MSMEG_0565 family glycosyltransferase: protein MKPLKIALLTYSTKPRGGVTHTINLAESLARLKHDVHIYALSAGNDFSGEVRAPYTLIPCPERKYESIDDKIKDYIEIYTDYLAGVNVDYDILHAEDCISANALLGLREMGLIGFYVRTIHHIDDFTSDSLIECQKKSIVKPDYVISVSKFWDRELRSEYSLNSTVINNGVDFKTFKTGHGKETKEKAKEGFSVGGCKVMLSIGGIEPRKNTITALRAFNIARAYIKSKGGKLVWLIGGGETLFDYRAYREEFFTELGKLGLKPDNDIFVLGNVPGAEMSLLYNAADVFVFPSVKEGWGLVLLEAMAAGVPVISSNIEPMTEFLEDGKNSVLIYPDDYKALAHQILMVLENPEFRSRLVENGEKTAQMYSWENAALKHVEHYREILREPHSRLK, encoded by the coding sequence ATGAAACCGCTTAAGATTGCTCTTCTTACATACTCGACAAAACCCAGGGGCGGAGTTACGCACACGATAAATCTGGCCGAGAGCTTAGCGCGCTTGAAACACGACGTGCATATATACGCGCTTTCCGCCGGGAATGACTTTTCAGGGGAGGTAAGAGCCCCTTACACGCTTATCCCCTGCCCCGAAAGAAAATATGAAAGTATAGATGACAAAATAAAAGACTACATTGAAATATATACCGACTACCTCGCCGGAGTAAATGTTGATTACGATATTCTCCACGCGGAAGATTGCATCTCGGCAAATGCGCTGCTCGGTCTTCGTGAAATGGGCCTTATCGGATTCTATGTCAGAACCATCCACCACATAGATGATTTTACATCGGACTCACTCATCGAATGCCAGAAAAAAAGTATCGTAAAACCCGACTACGTAATCTCTGTAAGCAAATTTTGGGACAGGGAGCTTCGTTCTGAATACTCCCTTAATTCTACTGTCATCAATAACGGGGTCGATTTTAAAACATTTAAGACAGGTCACGGTAAAGAAACAAAGGAGAAGGCCAAAGAAGGTTTTTCTGTGGGCGGCTGTAAAGTGATGTTGAGCATAGGGGGGATCGAGCCACGCAAAAACACCATAACCGCGCTCAGAGCGTTTAACATTGCGAGAGCATATATAAAATCCAAGGGCGGGAAATTAGTATGGTTGATTGGCGGGGGGGAGACTCTATTCGATTATAGAGCCTACCGCGAGGAGTTTTTTACGGAGCTGGGGAAGCTCGGGTTAAAGCCGGATAACGATATCTTCGTACTGGGGAATGTTCCCGGCGCCGAAATGTCCCTTCTTTACAACGCGGCCGATGTATTCGTGTTTCCTTCCGTCAAGGAGGGATGGGGACTGGTTTTGCTTGAGGCGATGGCAGCCGGGGTTCCCGTTATTTCATCAAATATAGAACCTATGACGGAGTTTCTCGAGGACGGGAAGAATTCAGTGCTTATTTATCCCGACGACTATAAAGCTCTCGCCCATCAGATTCTAATGGTTCTGGAGAATCCCGAGTTCAGGTCTCGCCTTGTTGAAAACGGAGAAAAAACCGCTCAAATGTACAGCTGGGAAAATGCGGCGCTTAAACATGTTGAACACTACAGGGAGATTTTAAGAGAGCCGCATAGTCGATTAAAATAA
- a CDS encoding OsmC family protein gives MLEVEAVWKKRYQVEVMARQFQVNIDEPHKFSGEDTGMMPTELFLSSIASCFCLALVYAAKNKKIKLDDMTVKVLGETDIKSFTFTSIIVKVISSLPQKNLEEIIALARKYCFVSNAVTKSCPIEYEVTGAGD, from the coding sequence ATGTTAGAGGTCGAAGCAGTCTGGAAAAAAAGATATCAGGTCGAAGTTATGGCAAGACAGTTTCAAGTCAACATTGACGAGCCTCATAAGTTTAGCGGGGAGGATACGGGGATGATGCCCACAGAGCTCTTTCTCTCCTCAATAGCTTCGTGCTTTTGCCTTGCGCTCGTCTACGCCGCCAAGAACAAAAAAATAAAACTCGATGACATGACCGTGAAGGTGCTTGGGGAAACGGATATAAAGAGTTTCACTTTCACCAGCATCATTGTAAAGGTAATAAGCTCTCTGCCGCAAAAAAATTTAGAAGAAATCATAGCTCTTGCAAGAAAATACTGCTTCGTAAGCAACGCAGTCACAAAGTCCTGTCCCATAGAATACGAGGTTACGGGGGCGGGAGATTGA